ACAGTCCtacaataaaatttaattactCAGAAAACTCAAATTTGTGGTTATTTATGGAGTGTGCAAGCCAACTTACTATTAAAATCCCCTTTTTCTATATAAATTTAACTATGAACAACTGTCTCAAAAGCATTAACCCCTTCCATACTCCAGTATGAATTCCAGTTTCCTGTATTCAGCATACCCACTGCAGAAGATGGGCACAACCCTTTTTTCCTCAACTTCAATATTGTCCTCCTGACAAGACATGTGGATTTTGGTGTGGTGGGAGAGAGCACAAAAATGAGTGAACCATGAAGTGTAAAGCTCAACTACAGCCACTAAAATACATAAATGGCCACAGGAAGAGCCTGAAGCAAGTAATTGTAGGAGGATTCCTGATGGGAAGGAAGTTTCAGAGCACAGCTCCCTGACTCACAAGTCGAAGCCCCGTAGCATCCGTTTGGCCCAAACTAAAGCTATGCATCAAATATTGGTTcagtttctggttttgcttctcCTAACAGCCTTTGGGAAGACTTTTGGGGAGATTTACCTTGACAGTTGACTAACAAACTTAATTGGTACAGCAAAATTATGTAATCCCCAGAATATTAAATCCCCTCCAATACTGGATGAGGTATGTTATTTACCTGGTTAATAATAACCTCCTAAAGACAGGGAGTTATTCATGCAGAGAAGAGCAGACAGCTCTCTCTGTGATGACTGTAAAACTGCTGTTGGACAACAGCTGCAAAGATTAATTTCAACAGCTGCAAAGCCACCCTTCAGTGAACTGTAACAGATCTCCAGAGAGTTCTTTTCCAGCTCCAAAAAAACTCTATAATGAAAACTACAAGTCTGAATTCTCACCTCTCCTCCACCAAAGGAAATTTGGTTGTTCCACTGACTTCAATAAATAGGAGTAACAGTTTCAGAGTAAAAAAGATGACTGCTACAAACTGTGGCATTCTGTTCATGTGCACAAAATATGCAGTTTGAGAGAGACTAGCTGTCAAATTCCATTAGAAGTAAATCCACATTGATGAGCTTATGTGCCTCTGAGTCACTGAATTTACTGCAGAGCTACAGAAACACAGTGATTCACACTCAAACCATAGAGagcaatgaaaactgaaaagttGTCATTAGTGTCAggcttttgtttttgaagaatCATAATTTAATTTGCAAAGATCTTAGGTTTcgctgtttttttaaaatgtaaggcCTTCAATAATCCAAGAgtgcatattttttaaaaatcaaaattatcaGAAAACAGCATAAGGCATAGTAAATATAGCAACTGCTCAAACTGACagtaattttatataattatataaaaactCCTCATATAATTAATGTAAAAAGTGGACAAAATTCCTTATAAAAGCCACTTCAATACATTACTAATTAACTATTGCACTTGCTAATCATCCTGAGCATTACAAAAAACTGTTTAAGGTCCCTGGAACCTTTTCAACTAATATTTGACAAGACTTTTCCCTACTGCAACCCTGTATTTTGCTTGCTTACACTGCCATAATTAACTCTAAAGGAACATCAATAACTTGCAACTTAGTACAAGCAAGACAGGTACAAATGCAACCAAAGCATCACCTTAATGGAGTATACAGTGTAAGTTTGCTATCAAACAACATTTGTTAAAATAGTTAATTGTTTTGGAATTTATTAATCACCTCAGTTTGTTTTGGCCTGTACCCCTAACACTAGGGTACTACCActttcctcactttttttttcccaagtaatTGTACAACAGTAGTTACCTACTGTTTTTTGCACACTTTTAACTTCTGGCTTTCAGACAAATCCAGTTCAAATGGAAATGAATCTCTCAATTACATATTTTACAGCAACAGAGTTCAAGAGTTCTAAACACTTTTCATCCCATTGTCTTTTCCTTGAAATTCACAAACAAGAACTAGCACAAGAGGTTTATTTTGTTATAAAGCTACTCTAGTTTGCTGCTTTGGAAATTGTCAATttcataaaacaaagcaaaaatttcaGTTACCGAGTCTATTATAAATTTGTGGAATCTGATACCTAAAAgggagtaatttattttctgggcAGTTACAGATCCATCTGGACATACTCACATATATACCCTCCCACCAAGAAGCAAAATATAATCATAAATTTTTCAAGTTACATAATTCTATGTAAACAAGCAAAAGCTTCACAATATCCTGGGACAGTACTCACCTTTAGACGTTTCCCAGTGTACAAAAGAATCAACTAAGGCCAATCCTTGTTTATAATAAAATGTAGTTAATTCTAGCCAGTCTGCTTCCAGTGTACTAACAACTGGCCCCTTTCTTGTTACTTTCATAGACAGAACACCCTCATGGTAGGTCCAGCAGGTAGAATCATCATCAAAAACATTGAAGACTGTATAGAGCTTGTctaaggaaagagaaaggaagagtgaACCTCAAAGACAGTGCTACAAAATTTGTAATATTACTAATCTCCTATTTTAACatcattttctatttctaagCAACAGTTTTAATAATTGTTTCTTAATGTTGCTCAACTTAAGACCTAAACACACTCAGGACAAGGTGTGAGGGGAGGTACACTTTGGGATATGAGGAAAATGTGAACTCATTACAGCTGGGCTGTCACTGAATTCTTCAGGTAGTTGGGGTTTGCacaaagaaaacatacaaagaCTAAGAAAAACCAGTGGAAACAGCCTTCATTTCTGCCACTTGTGGAGCTTCTGGCTACAAATATTGGTGattataaaaaacaaaagacatttttctaagCTTGCAAATGTAAAGAATGCCCTGTACTGACTTTAGCCCATTATTCTCTGAAGTACCAGCGTAATTAGTTGCTTACTGGGTTTTTCCCATAGTAACTGATGATCAGTGGAAGTTAAGGATACAAAACCAACATATCCTCAAACTGGTTTTCTGTCTAGGTACTAATACAGTGCTGTAACAAAACCAGTCACAAGCAAGCACTCATTAGAAACTAACATATCCATAGCATTTTAGGAAATCACTGGTACAAGTTATGAAATCTTAACTATGTGAGTGTGTTCTACAAACACACTTATGTGTGTCACTGGTGTAGAGAAGTAACACAAAGCAGTTGCCCAGAAATATTCTCAAATTGCCTAATACTGCTGGGCAGGCTAAATCAATGCTAACCAACCTCTAAACACAGTTTTCACACTGTCAAAACAAAGGAATTTGCTTAGATGACCCCTTAGAGTTAAGAAGTCAGTCTCTCTAGGCTCCCGAAAGAGAGAAATTTCCAAAATAGGATTCGTACTAAGCAATCTGAACCAGTATCTGGAAGAATCCCTCTCTGCTTTGAGAAGTGTTACTACACCCACTGCAGGTGACATCAGGTACCTAGAATAAGGGAAATTCAGAACAAAATGTTGAACTTTCAGTTAGAGATAAGTCTTTATACAGTTTTATcactttcacttttcttttacaTCAGAATAGATGTGTTTATCCTGacaaatcttaattttttacCATATATTGAAGTGACATCCCTtattcttcagaaaaagaaaactgttttccaaTACAACTATTCAATTCCTCACATCTACCAGGAATTTACCTCTACAAGCAATGTATTATAAtcaaaattcaataaaatagTTCAAAAAGCAACATAACAGTAAAAATTCGTTCTTACAGTCCCCAAATCTATAATGTGGACACAGTTTTTTGCCTCTTTTAAGCAGAGGTAAATGAGAGTGGCACACTGGCATAGCAGCATATACCTACACACATTTAAGACGGCCTTGGAAAATTCACatcagtatttttcaaaatgatgGTTACATAAAACATAGACCAAGAAAGATGGTTACATTTCCAGAAGTTTTATCTTATGAACTCCAGTGATTTTCTATTTGATCAGTGTAGAGAAGCCCGCAATATCCTTGCCAAAGCTTTTTGAAGTTTCCTGAGAACACTGCATGTAGGGGATACACTGGCTGCTGATCTACCTGGTCATACCAGCCTGCACAAACAGCGCTCCTGAACAGAACCTACAGTTTTTCACTTCTGCCTTACAGGACTGCTAATATATAGCAAGCCCACTATTTCAAGCTGTAAGAAAAGAGTTAAGCTTTACCAGATTATGCTATAAAGGCTCACTTGTAGAAAAACTGCTTTTACTCAAGTGTTAAAAATAAGAGGGACATTGATTATCTCTGTGCTTAGAGTCATTATTTTCACAGTCTACAAACTGGAAAGGTTGCTTTAACAGGAAAGTGAAAAGGTTGCTTTTGAGAGCAATTAAACATGTCTGGCTCATCAGGGAATGCAGCCTGACATGAAAGTTTCACGCTGCCTGCTTTGCACACAATAATGTCTTGCATTAGTTCTCTTACTTAGattacttctttctttttgccttttcctcttAGCAGCCAGGAGCCCTTAGAGTTTCAGTACCAGAAGTCAATGTTTCAGGCTATTTTTCCCACATACTACACCAAGCACCTCATCCTTCTACAACCAAGTTGTCTATCACAGCACCAGCATTTTTTCAATTATACTTTTCCTTCCTATACTTCTAATGCTTacttttctctcagaaattcaTTTTGTAACAATTATTGTCTTCGATTTCATGGTCAATGCATTAATTTCAGTgatctctttcaggacactTCTTGAAGGCACGTTAACCAGAAAGAATCCATTATGAACGGATTTATTAAGTGTACATTATGTGAGTTGCCTGGAAGCATGTAAAATTATGGCTCTAGCTGGAAGGGGCTCTCTTTGTTGTCGTCTTTGAAACAGGCACAACCAGAATCACAATGTATACTCCGAAATCATTAcgcatttataattttatattgaGTAAATCTACATGTGcattgcagaaaatattttataacaatTGCATCCTTCTAAAAGGAAGGATGTTTACTGCCACATGTTTGTTATACACATATTGAGCAAAAACCCTTTCTGCATCCACCACAGTTCAAGCCACAATTACATTGTGGGcaattttgggggggtttgtttgtggttttccttttttctttaaattgcaAACTAGAATTCTGACAGTACATCTACAATAGTCtacatgaaaactgaaatatcattttaatatattactACAGCTCACATACATAAAACAGAAGGTAagtatttcttctgcttctttaaCTGGCAACGCTTTTAGAAATATGTATGCATTTACATGTGCATGTGTAGAGACATTTTCCAAAACCAGTATTTGATACAACAGAAAATGTTgttcttctattttttccaATGCCTCAACAActtaataaaatactttatttctgcAACAAACAAGCAGCATTTATTACCATCTCCTTTTCGTGGTTTAGAAGGGCTGACttcttttccaaactggaaATCTGAATCCTCTAACAGTCTGCTTTCTCCATGCATTTCCTCCTCTATCCCACTCTCAGATGAGTGACCACTCAATGTCCCTTCATTCCAGTTTTTATAGTTTTCCTCaaagttttctcttctttgttcCCTATTTCTTCTGCCCAGCGTTGATTCCAGCTCTGCACCTCCATCTGCGCTTGTTCCATTACAGGCTTTAGGCTGAGGAAAATGTTGTGTTACAAATCCCACaaacttctttcctcttttagcAGCTTCATTGACCTGCAATACAACATAAACTTAGCTGCAAAGTCATTTTAGAATTGCATaggcctttttcttctttaaaactTGTACATACATGAACCACTTTACTGAACTGCTGAGGACATAAAGGCCTAACACTGTATTACAGAAGGGTAACTTGTCTTTGATGCTGCCCCTGCTTCAGAGTAAAGGGATGTTTTCCAGCATGCCTTTGGAGTCAGGCCAAGAAAGGTGGCCAACACTAGCACTGACTTCAGAATATACAAAATCCTTCATTTAGAACATAcccaaagtattttatttactgtgttATATTGATAAGCAGTATAGTAGAGCAATAAATAGTATTTCTCTAAATATGTGATGCCAGTCATACTCAAAATACTGACCTCCAATACTATAAAGTATCTCTGTCAAGAGCCATGAGTCATTACCCCCTGGCTCCCTTGGAGGCTACTCAGCTTTGTTATTACTGAGGACAGTgaaggagcagagaaaggagggagCTAGAAGCAAATGAAGATCCTCTTATTTCAGCCAGTGGTGTCTTCTCTGCACTGAAGTCTCAAGCACAACTGTACCATCTGTGCCACCTGTGGGATGTGTCTGTTCTCGGAGCTGGTTTTATTCCTGGGTTAAGGAGTGCTGCCATTTTGGAAGGTGACTCCACTGACACCTTGTACTACAAGCTCCCCTGTGAAATAAAGCCCTCACAGGTAAATACAGGAGCTTCAGCTCAGAAAGAAGACATCACATGGGAAGTACTGGATTAAGTGAGGGCAGAGGGGCAAGGATCTTTATTCAGTTTACTCACATAAACTATTAATCCCCGGAGTGAGTAAAAATCAAACAACTTATGGTACTGAAATCCCTTTTTAGTACCATGATTGTGATGCTTCAGTCTATCTACTCCCATTTTTTATGTACAGCAATGATACAATATGCCAATCACTGTGCTTATATATACAGAACTGCTGCTTTAAGGACAGccaaaatagttttaaatttaacaagcaacagagaaaaacagacaaTACGATAATCTTTTTGCTGAAACACCACCATTATTGTTTCagatcttaaaaaaagaaaaagtactaAGATTTGACTGGATTAATGGCTCTGTCTTTTTAAAACTGAGAGCATgctaaaatcaaattattatcACATACTACTTCTGTAACAGATATGCTTCCAAGACTCTATCACTGCTCATTTCAAGTGTGTTTTTCCTTCTAATCTTTGTCTGCTACAGTGCACCACCGACCTGGAATAggtatatatattataaatatataatgtaatcacattttaaatttgaaacaCCTGACAAAGTCAAAACAAGCCatttataaaatacaaacaaCTCTTGAAATTTCAAAGATCATTAAAGACCTCCAATATGCTTTCCCTTCTACTACCCTCCTTGGCAACTAATGTAAAAGTTATCACTAACTCTTGTAATAACAATAGCTTCCTGCTTTAGCAAGTCTTCAATTTTGCAGAGGAAGTTAAACACAAAAAGAACTAGAACTATAACTTGCATTCCAGTAGAAGTTCACTGTAACTATACAATGTTTTCAAAAGCTGTGccaagtaaatatttattatagtTCCTATACATGTTGTATTTTTtgggaaagaatgaaaagaacatttcttcTTAGGTACTTAATTcaaaaaaccataaaattcACATACTATACAAGTATTTTATAAAGAGAGTCTGAGCTTGAGCCTGACTTTGCTTTCAGTGAAGCGTTCCAAAGCTTTACAGGGATACTTAGTCCTACATTACAAGAAGTAACTCTTTTCTCACTTTGGGAAAAGTTTTGTAGCTCctataaaataaacacaaaactaAAACCACAACCATTAAATGTAACTTACACGTATGATAGAAACAAAAATCTGAAGAGAAGTTGGAAAAAAACTCCATTACCTTTTCTAGCAGTTCTTTCACTACTTCATTTGTCAGTGTTTCATATGTTAAAGGACATTCCTCAATCACCAGCCTGGGGTGCCTTTGTCCTCTGGGTGCTGTGTGCTTCTGGCTAGAACACAGAATGAAAGCAGTCTTTGTCAGGAGTTTGCTGCTAACTTGAGCAAATGCTTGCATATagaattcttttcttttggaataGTTATGAATGAAATCCTGACAATGCTTCTTCATACTTTTTAGAGCTTAgtgggttttggtgttttgttctgttttttacACAAAGTGACAGGTACTATATGTTTCAATGCCAGGATAAGCATATTAATATTTAACAGGAATTTCATCTGAAGACCATGCAGAGAGATACTTTGGAAATTAAGTTTTACTGAcaaacagctctgcctttgtaataaataaatgcaaaaatctcTGACAATGCAAAACACACAAATTTAAACCATAAATTTAGTAGGGACAAAGCAGATTCAGTTTTGTAGAAAACACACCATGAATAGAAATGGTCCTTTTCCACTTTTAACATCCTGCTGCTTAGTTTTTGTAACtaaagcagaaatgaaacagTATAGGCAAATACTAGGAATACAATGCAAAAACACTTACTGAGggtaaaataatgtttaaacCTCTCATATTGAAGCTGACAAACCCTAACTTCCATTTAAAGTTATAGAACAGTACTTATATTTCATCCAGAGCCATGTTTCATCTAAAGTGTTATTAGTCAGACAATATTTAGTAGTGTATGCCAACAATATAATGGGATTTTATTTGATGCTTTCTTTgtataataatttcatttaaaaaagaacatcAATTAGACACAAATATAAAAGTTTACTTTCCAAACAGTAGTTGGAGAAGGTGTATTTGTCCACAGCAAAACCAGCCTACATATGGCACCTGGGAAGGAAACTAGAACCTACACCAGTTTCACAGGTAGGCTATAGAGTCTCATCCTTCACCCATTCAAGGACCTGAAGGTTCAAACAACAACTTCCAAAGGATGCCACATCTACAGGGATAAGGCAAATTGTAGGAGCTGTGTGCTAGCAGTGTCAGCTCTTGGAAACCTCAGCTCCAGGGCaagcattttgctttcttaCTCAACCTTTTGCCCACAGGAACAGCATTCACCTTGTTTGTAGATGAATTTATAAAGGTTAAGTTCCATGAACAGCAAATACTCCTGACAATGCTTGTTTAATGAAAGGGTTCATCTCGCAAATGAAGGTTTACCAAAGCATTACTGCAGTGGCTGCGAGGCAGCTTCCAATTCACACCCTCGCAGTCCTCAAATAAAGACAAGAACCTTCGCCCATCACATAAGGACTCAGGAGAGAAGGGGAAGCTTCACAGCTTTTAATGCTGTAAGAAATCTACTTTCTAGTtattcaaaataagaaaaagaggTAATCATCTTTGCATTCAAAGGAACTAATGAATGGTAACATTGCTTTGTATGTGTTCTTTAGGATTATGTGGTGATTTTAATGCAGcaaaaacaggcaaaataaaCAAGACCATGGATCTGGAACATAAATAATCTCTTGCCTCTCCCTCAGTGTCAAAACTAAGCTTTTGTATGACCTCTGATCCAGAATAATGATTTCCTTCTTAATaagtaaaaaccccaaactatccctgaaaaattaattcctaaattacataatttttcccagggaaagacaaaagttttgaaaaccaaaaaaaaatcaggcctGAGACAGTTTAAGGCAGCTTATTACTCTCCTAGTATTTTGGTTAATCTTTTATTTGCTGCAAGTTCTAAAGACAGATGATATTACACTTTGGATTTTTGTTAGGATATTAACTAAGGCAAAGGAAATGTTAGCTTATTGTGTGCTTAGCATTCATTAAAGACATTACTAACTGGCTAATCTGAGGTGCTCATTTCAAATCAGTAAGTTATGAATGTGGATCAGTGTATTCAAGTTATTTCACTGTTACCTTAGCTTTAATCGTGAGAGTACCACTCGATACATGTGACTTGCAGGGAAATTCCTTCTCCGTGCAATTGGCAGCATGATGGGATGAACAGCTCCCACAACATAGCCTTTGCTGTAATAGTCTTCCACCCGAGATGCTATATCCAACACAGAACTGATCTTGATAACTTCTGGATTTGAAGAAGCTAAAAAGCAttgaaagcagaagagaagcaCGTGATACTGTGTACGTCTATAAACATTTTGGGCGAGTTCCTTTTATGTAAACCCCATAAAACCTGTCCCCAGGCATTTATTAAAACCAACAGCTCTATTAATACAAGAAAAAGCAGATTCACGGATGATTCACCACTATTCAAATACTTCAAGTACCTATTTTTACAACTTAATACGATCTATTTTTAACATACTTGGCAACATTTTCTGTTTGATCGAGGTCTGCCAAGCTGATTTAAAAGCTCTGTTAACATCTAAACAAATAATAGGGCTGAACTTAACAAAGCAACTATTTTGTCTAGTCAAAGCCTTAAACATACTGATGCAGTATCCCTCAACTCTAGTTTTCAGGTAAATTCCCACATAACAGATTTAAGCCTGCAACAACTGATttgtttccattatttttttttcccttagaagTGATCTGTAGAGCTTCAGTTGACATTTTGATAGTCCCAGTTCCTTTTTCCAACAGACTTACACATCACCTAAGTAAGCTTGTGCTGTCACTGATTTCTAAGGAGGGTCCCTCTCAGTGTGTGCAGGCATTTTGCATCAATAGGCAGCACCTGGATAATACATTATTGTtagggaaaaatacagaaataaagggAAAACTTCTTGGAGAACCTTTTTGGAATGgtccacagcttttccagagagaaaatgaggaCTCTATGCTGGTAACAGATATATATCCTGCTACAGTCAGTCTGATGGGTCAGTAATTCCTGTTTCTCTCAAGTACAGCTGGAACTCTAGATACTCTCAGAAAGCAGGAAATCAATACTCATACACAAATAGCAGCAGAAGAGTCATTATGCCAGCACAGATTTGCCAAAGCTTTCATCCTTTGCACTTCAGAACTCTGATAACAAAACAGCCTGGCTGGAAATCTGCTGGTCTGTTGGTGACCCCTGTTCCAAGGAGCCTATTTGCCTGGATCTTGATGGATCCTGATGGATCCCTCTTTGCAGGACTTTCTATGCATTAAGATCAGTGCCCATCTTCATCAAAGGATGCCTCAATCAAAAGTAAGCAACACTTTTTCCAAGATACAAACAACTGTAAGGTGCTGCCCTGAACATTCCCTTTCAAACCATAcaattgaaaataattaaatacacTAACTCTCCTttgattctgtaat
The Vidua macroura isolate BioBank_ID:100142 chromosome 7, ASM2450914v1, whole genome shotgun sequence DNA segment above includes these coding regions:
- the RFTN2 gene encoding raftlin-2 isoform X1, whose protein sequence is MGCGLRKLEDPDDSSPGKIFSTLKRPQVETKTDSAYEYVLLDFTLEASSNPEVIKISSVLDIASRVEDYYSKGYVVGAVHPIMLPIARRRNFPASHMYRVVLSRLKLSQKHTAPRGQRHPRLVIEECPLTYETLTNEVVKELLEKVNEAAKRGKKFVGFVTQHFPQPKACNGTSADGGAELESTLGRRNREQRRENFEENYKNWNEGTLSGHSSESGIEEEMHGESRLLEDSDFQFGKEVSPSKPRKGDDKLYTVFNVFDDDSTCWTYHEGVLSMKVTRKGPVVSTLEADWLELTTFYYKQGLALVDSFVHWETSKGDYLPKSLEGLFIYEEEGAGVPGSNRKGNDAIVVEQWTVIEGCEIKTDYGPLLHTLAEFGWLLTCVLPTPIVRHDSEGNLATKQVIFLQRPVMWSSAVQTPEKKSLRQMTGEEKGRVSSRSVGSDTATFCPVETGQPPDEFHLSPSKQCWIKEGSSHYGGFPGFSSSDGVLRELDDGQFDQEDGVTQVTCM
- the RFTN2 gene encoding raftlin-2 isoform X2, which encodes MGCGLRKLEDPDDSSPGKIFSTLKRPQVETKTDSAYEYVLLDFTLEASSNPEVIKISSVLDIASRVEDYYSKGYVVGAVHPIMLPIARRRNFPASHMYRVVLSRLKLSQKHTAPRGQRHPRLVIEECPLTYETLTNEVVKELLEKVNEAAKRGKKFVGFVTQHFPQPKACNGTSADGGAELESTLGRRNREQRRENFEENYKNWNEGTLSGHSSESGIEEEMHGESRLLEDSDFQFGKEVSPSKPRKGDDKLYTVFNVFDDDSTCWTYHEGVLSMKVTRKGPVVSTLEADWLELTTFYYKQGLALVDSFVHWETSKGDYLPKSLEGLFIYEEEGAGVPGSNRKGNDAIVVEQWTVIEGCEIKTDYGPLLHTLAEFGWLLTCVLPTPIVRHDSEGNLATKQVIFLQRPVMWSSAVQTPEKSLRQMTGEEKGRVSSRSVGSDTATFCPVETGQPPDEFHLSPSKQCWIKEGSSHYGGFPGFSSSDGVLRELDDGQFDQEDGVTQVTCM